The Actinomadura graeca nucleotide sequence CCCTCCGCGGTCTCGGCGCCCTCGGCGGTCTCGGCGGTCTCGGCGCCCTCGGTCTCCTCCGCCGCCTCGACGGTCTCGCCCGTCTGGCCGTTCAGCTCGCGCTGGACGGCCTCGACGTCGATCTCGTTGCCGGACTCGTCCTTGACCGTGACGTGCTCGACCACGAGGTTCAGCGCCTTGCTGCGCAGCACCTCCGAGACGATCGCCGGGAGCTGGTTGTTCTGCGTGAGGTACTCGGCGAGCTGCTGCGGCTGCACGCCCATCTGCATCGCCTGCGAGACGACGTACTCGCTGAGCTCCTCGTTCTCGACGCCCAGCTCCTCCTGGACGGCGAGCTGGTCCAGCACGAAGCCGCCCTTGACCGCGAGGCGCGCGGCGTCGGCGACCTCGGTGTCGAACTCCTCCTCGGACTTCTCCTCGTCCTTGAGGTAGTCCTCCTTGGTCATGCCCGCCATCTGGAGCTGCTGCTCCAGCTGCTGGTTGCGGCGGCCGACCTCCTCCTCCACGACCTTGTCGGGCAGCGGGATGTCGATCTTCTCCAGCAGGGCCTCAAGCGCCTTGTCGCGGGCGTCGGACAGCTGCTGCAGCCGCACCTGGCGGCCGAGCCGGGTCCGGACGTCCTCGCGCAGCTCGTCGATCGTGTCGAACTCGCTGGCGAGCTGCGCGAACTCGTCGTCCAGGTCGGGCAGGCTCTTGACCTTCACGCTCTGCACGGTGACCGTGATCTCGGCCTCCTCGCCGGCGCGCTCGCCGCCGACCAGGGTGCCGGTGAAGGTCTTCTCCTCGCCCGCGGAGAGGCCGGTCAGCGCCTCGTCCAGGCCCTCGACGGCGGACTTGCTGCCGACCTCGTAGGAGTAGCCGGAGGTGGAGGCGTCCTCGATCTCCTCGCCGTCGATCCTGGCGACCAGGTCGACGGTGGCGAAGTCGCCCTCCTCGACGGGCCGCTCGGCGGCGGTCAGCGAGGCGAACCGCTCGCGCAGGTTGCCGACGGTCTCCTCGACCTGCTCGTCGGTGACCTCGGCGTCGTCCACGACGACCTCAAGGCCGTCGTAGTCCGGGACCTCGAACTTGGGCCGGATGTCCACCTCGGCGGTGAACGCGAACTGGTTGCCGTCGTCGAGCTCGGTCACCTCGACGTCCGGCTGGCCGAGCACGAAGATCTCGGTCTCCTCGACGGCGCGTCCGTACAGCTCCGGAAGCGCGTCGTTGACCGCCTCCTGCAGGACCGCACCCCGGCCGACGTACTTGTCGATCAGCGGGGCGGGGACCTTGCCGGGCCGGAACCCCTTGATCCGCACCTGCTGCGAGATCTCCTTGTACGCCTTGTCGAGGTTCGGCTTGAGCTCGTCGAACGGAACCTCGACGGTGAGCTTGACCCTCGTGGGGGTCAGCTCCTCGACATCGGTCTTCACTGGGGTAGGTCTCCTTGATCGGGCGCTGTCGCGGCCGCGGCGTTCGACGCGTGCTCAGCCACTCAGACTCTCAGGTGGCGCGGGCACGCCGAGATACGGCTCCGCGCCTTCGCGCGGCCAAGTCTATGGGGTACCGGCAACGTCTGCGGACATCGGACGGCGCCGACTCCCGAGAAACACGCTTCGCAGCCGGGGGATCGCACCGCGGGACGGTCCGCGGGGGCCGGGGCCGCCGAATGTGTGTCAACAATCCGGTACAGGCAGTGACATAAGCATCACAACCCTTCATACTCGTCCGGGATGAACGGGATAGCCGCGGCCTTCGGCGCGACCGCGCTCTACTACCTGGGCTTCGCCGTCTTCCGGGTCGCGGCGGGCCGGATGGCCCCGCTGCGGGGCAACCGGATCCCGCACATGGCCTGGACGATCCTGACCGACTGGATCTTCCTGGCCGCGCTGGGGCTGGTGCTGGGCGGCCTGGGCCTGCAGATCGTGGCCCTCGGCGGCCTGCCGCTCTCCACCGCCGTGCCGATCTTCATGTCCGGCCTCGTCCCGCTGCTGCTGATCTCCGTGGTCCTGTTCGGCGAGCGGCTCACCGGGCGCGAGTGGCTGAGCCTGCTGCTCATCGGCGCGGCGGTCCTGCTGCTGACGGCCTCGATCAGCGGGCACGAGCCGACCGGCTCGGCGGACGTGCCGCCGTGGAAGATCGCCGTCGTGGTGGTCCCGGCGGTGCTGGTGCCGGTGCTGATCCTCGTCCGCGGCGACCACCGGCCGGACGGGCGCCACGCCCGTCCGGTCACGGGGATCGCCTACGGGCTGGGCTCGGGCTTCCCGGTCGGCACCGCCGAGCTGGCGATCAAGGGCTGGAGCGACGACGCGCACGCCGCCGGGCCGCGTGTGCTCATGACGCCGTGGCCGTACCTGACAGTGCTCGCGGCGGCCGTCGGGTTCGGGATCATGGTGATGGCGTTCCAGCGCTGCCGGGTGTCGATCGTCTCCACGGTGATGACGGTCAGCGCCAAGTCCTACCTTCTGGGCATGGGCGCGTTCATGTACGCCGAGCCGTGGCCGTCGGACGGCGCGCACTCGGCGATGCGGCTCGGCGCGCTCGTCCTGGCCGCGGTCGCGGTGATGCGGTTCCCCCGGCACAGGCCCGTCCAGGACGTCCCGGAAAGCCGGGAGGACGGCGGGAGCCGGGAGCCGGTGCCGCAGGTGCCGCCGCAGCGCGGACCGTACGCCCGCGACCCGTTGGGGCAGGGGCCTTACGACCGTCCCAGGAGGACTCCGGCGCCCGTCCGCCCGCCGCCTCGCGCCGAGACGGGGGCCGACGGACGCTGGCGGGGATCCGGCCGCTGACCGTCCGCGCCGCGCGCGGGACGCCGTCCGGCGGATGGCGCCCCGCGACGGGTTCAGCGCTTCTTGCGGCCTCCGCGATCGTCGGACGGCAGGCCCTTGTCCAGTCCGGCGCGGCGGAGCGCGTCGGCCATGGCGCCGCCGCCCCCCTGCCCGCCCTGCCCTCCGCGGCCGCCTTGACCGCCGCGGCCGCCCTGACCTCCTTGGCCACCTTGGCCTCCGCGGCCGCCCTGCCCTCCGCGGCCACCCTGACCAACCTGTTCGCCACGTCCGGCCTGGCCGCCCCTGGCGCCCTGGCCCCGCCCGCCCCGGCCCTGCCCGCCTCCGCGCGGGCGGCGCTGGTCGCGGTCGCGGGACTCGCCGCGCCTCGCGCCCTGCTGCTCCTCGTCGAGGCGGAGGGTCAGGGAGATGCGCTTGCGCTGGAGATCGACGTCCAGCACCTTGACGCGGACGATGTCGCCTGGCTTGACGACCTCGCGCGGATCCTGGACGAACCTGTTCGACATCGCGGAGATGTGGACGAGCCCGTCCTGGTGCACGCCGACGTCCACGAACGCGCCGAACGCGGCGACGTTGGTGACCACGCCCTCCAGCACCATCCCGGCCTCCAGGTCGGAGAGCTTGTCGACGCCCTCCTTGAAGGTGGCGGTGCGGAACGCCGGGCGCGGGTCGCGGCCGGGCTTCTCCAGCTCGGCGATGATGTCGGTGACCGTGGGGAGCCCGAAGGTGTCGTCGACGAAGTCGGCCGGCCTCAGCGCGCGCAGCGCGGCGGTGTTGCCGATGAGCCCGGTGATGCCGTCGCCGGCCGCGGCCAGGATGCGGTGGACGACCGGGTAGGACTCGGGGTGCACGCTGGAGGCGTCCAGGGGGTCGTCGCCGCCGGGGATGCGCAGGAAGCCCGCGCACTGCTCGAACGCCTTCGGGCCGAGCCGCGGGACGTCCTTCAGGCCGCCGCGGCTGCGGAACGGGCCGTTGGCGTCGCGGTGGGCGACGATGTTCTCCGCGAGGCCCTCGCCGATGCCCGACACGCGGGTGAGCAGCGGCGCGGACGCGGTGTTGACGTCCACCCCGACCGCGTTCACGCAGTCCTCCACGACGGCGTCGAGGGACCGCGAGAGCTTCACCTCCGAGACGTCGTGCTGGTACTGGCCGACGCCGATCGACTTGGGGTCGATCTTGACGAGCTCGGCGAGCGGGTCCTGGAGGCGGCGGGCGATGGAGACGGCGCCGCGCAGCGAGACGTCCATGCCGGGCAGTTCCCGCCCGGCGTACTCCGACGCCGAGTACACCGACGCGCCCGCCTCCGACACCATGATCTTGGTGAGCCCGAGGTCGGGGTGCCGGGCCATGAGGTCGGCGGTGAGCTTGTCGGTCTCCCGGGAGGCGGTGCCGTTGCCGATGGAGACCAGGTCCACCCGGTGCTCGCGGGCGAGCCGGGCGAGGGTCTCGATCGACTCGTCCCATTTGCGGCGCGGCTCGTGGGGGAAGACGGTGTCGGTGGCGACGACCTTGCCGGTGGCGTCGACGACGGCGACCTTCACGCCGGTGCGCAGGCCGGGGTCCAGGCCCATGGTGGCGCGGGTGCCGGCGGGCGCGGCGAGCAGCAGGTCGCGCAGGTTGGCGGCGAACACGCGGACCGCCTCGTCCTCGGCCTCCTGCCGCAGCCGGGTGCGCAGGTCGATGCCGAGGTGCACGAGGATCCGGGTCCGCCAGGCCCACCGGACGGTGTCGGCGAGCCACCGGTCCGCCGGACGGCCCTGGTCGGCGATGCCGAAACGGCGCGCCACCTCCACCTCGTAGGAGGAGCGGGCGGACGGGTCGTCCGGTGCCTCCTCCGGCTCCAGGTCGAGGTCGAGGACCTCCTCCTTCTCGCCGCGGAACAGCGCGAGGACGCGGTGCGAGGGCAGCTTCGCGAACGGCTCGGAGAACGCGAAGTAGTCGGAGAACTTGGCGCCGGTCTCCTCCTTGCCCTCGCGGACGCGCGAGAGCATCCGGCCCTGGTTCCACATCCGCTCGCGCAGCGCGCCGATGAGGTCGGCGTCCTCGGCGAACCGCTCGACGAGGATGGCGCGGGCGCCCTCCAGCGCGGCGGCCGCGTCGGCGACGCCCTTCTCCTCGTCGACGTAGGCGGCCGCTGCCTCCTGCGGGTCGTGGGACGGGTCGTCCAGCAGCAGCGTGGCGAGCGGTTCGAGGCCCGCCTCGCGGGCGATCTGTGCCTTGGTGCGCCGCTTGGGCTTGTACGGGAGGTAGATGTCCTCCAGCCGGGCCTTGGAGTCGGCGGTCATGATCTGGGTCCGGAGCTCACCGGTGAGCTTGCCCTGGGACTCGATCGACTCCAGGATCGCGGCGCGCCGCTCGTCCAGCTCGCGCAGGTAGCGCAGCCGCTCCTCCAGCGCGCGCAGCTGCGCGTCGTCGAGGGCGCCGGTGGCCTCCTTGCGGTAGCGGGCGATGAACGGGACGGTCGAGCCGCCGTCGAGCAGGTCGACCGCGACCCGCACCTGCCCCTCGCGGACGCCGATCTCCTCGGCGATCCGCTGGGTGATCGGCGGCGGGCCCCCGGCGGTCTGGTCGTTCGCGGTCTGGCTGGTGGTCGCTGTCACAACGTGGATTCGCTTTCTCCCCTGGATATCGCCAGAGCATTGTCCAGGGAACGGGGCCTCTTGTCTTGTCACTCCGGGACGACGGCGGTCCCGCGGGGTGGGGTTAACTCCCCCATGAGCCGGGCGAAAGCGGGGCTTAGCCCTACCGAGACCTGCGCGGGGACCGACCACAATGGTGGCGAAGGGCACACGGGCCGGGGCCCGGCCACGGCCGGCAGGGGCAGGACCGGCAGGCGGCACGGCAGCGGCACGGCAAAGGAGGAGCAAGGGTGAGCGGACGCCTCGTCGATCGTCTCGGAGAGCGCGCGCGGCGCGCCCTGGTCAACCTCGTCCGCGGCGTGCTCCAGATCGTCCTGGCGTTCACGGTGAACCTGCCGCTGTTCATCCTGGCGGTGCTGTCGATCGCCTTCATCCCGCTGGGGTTCGGCGTGGTGATGGTGCCGGGGGTGCTCCAGGCCGTCCGGGCGGTGGCGAACCAGCAGCGGGCATGGGCGGCGGAGTGGTCGGGCGTGGAGATCCCCGTCCCGTACCGGGAGGAGCCGCCCGGCGGCCTCGGGCCGTTCCGGCGCCTGGGGCTGCTGCTCACCGACCCGGCGACGTGGCGTGACCTGCTGTGGACGCTGCTGAACATCCCCGCCGGGCTCGTCCTCGGCGCACTGGCGGGCGGCCTGACGCTCTACGGGCTGGAGGGCGTGTTCGTGGCGCCGGTCGTCGCGACCGTCACCGAGTACGGCTGGGGCCCGTTCTGGCCGCTGGAGGACTACGGCGTAGCCGGATACGCCGGCACGGTCGTACTCGGCGCGGCGCTCACGGTGGTGTCGCTGCCGCTGGGCGGGGTGTTCCTGAAGGCGCACGCGGTGTTCACGCAGTCGCTGCTGGCGCCGACGAAGGGCGCGCTGACCGCGCGGGTGCGGCAGCTCGCCGAGTCCCGGTCGGAGACGGTGGACGCCTCGGCAGCCGAGCTGCGCCGCATCGAGCGGGACCTGCACGACGGCGCCCAGGCACGGCTGGTGGCGCTGAGCATGAACATCGGCCTGGCCGAGGAGATGATGAAGCACGACCCCGAGACCGCGCGGCAGCTGCTGGCCGAGGCGCGCGCGTCCAGCGGGATGGCGCTCACCGAGCTGCGCGACCTGGTCCGCGGGATCCACCCTCCGGTGCTGGCCGAGCGGGGACTGGACGGGGCGGTCCGCGCGCTGGCGCTCACCCTCCCGCTGCCCGTCGACGTCCGGATCGACCTGCCGGGACGGGCCGACGCCCCGGTCGAGTCCGCCGCCTACTTCGCGGTCGCGGAGATCCTCGCCAACGTCGTCAAGCACTCCGGCGCGCGGCGGGCCTGGCTCCAGATCGAGCACGCGGGCGGCCGGCTCCTCATGATCGTCGGCGATGACGGGACGGGCGGCGCCGAGCCCGCGCGGGGCGGTGGCATGCGCGGTATCGAACGGCGGCTCGCCGCGTTCGATGGGACGATGGCCGTGACGAGCCCCCCCGGGGGCCCGACCGTCGTGACCATGGAGCTGCCGTGCGCGTTGTCATCGCCGAAGACCTTGCCCTCCTCCGGGACGGGCTGATCCGCCTGCTGGGCGCGTTCGGGTTCGAGGTCGTCGAGGCGGTGGACAACGGGCCGTCGCTGCTGCGGGCGCTCACCGGCCACCGCCCGGACGTGGCGGTGGTGGACGTGCGGCTCCCCCCGACCTTCACCGACGAGGGCCTGCGGGCGGCGCTGGAGGCGCGCGAGCGGGTCCCGGGCCTGCCGGTGCTGGTGCTGTCGCAGCACGTGGAGCAGCTGTACGCGCGGGAGCTGCTGTCCGACAGCTCGGGCGGCATCGGCTACCTGCTGAAGGACCGGGTGTCGGACGTCGCGCAGTTCGTGGACGCGGTGCGCCGGGTGGCGGCCGGCGGCACCGCCCTCGACCCGGACGTGGTGGCGCAGCTGCTGACCCGGCACGCCCGCGAGGAGCCGCTCCAGCGGCTGACCCCCCGCGAGCGCGAGGTGCTGGGGCTGATGGCCGAGGGCCGCTCGAACGCGGCCATCGCGGGCCGGCTGTTCGTGACCGAGAAGGCGATCAGCAAGCACACCAACAGCATCTTCGGCAAGCTCGGGCTGCCCCCGTCCGAGGACGACAACCGCCGCGTGCTGGCGGTCCTCGCCTACCTCGGCTCGTGAGATCCCCGTCCCGTGCTCTCGTGGCCTGTGTCGCCCTGCCGTCCTCCCCTGCCGCCCCTTGCCCTGCCGCCCCCTGCCCCGCCTTGGAACGGTCTAGAGCGCCCAGGGCGGGACGATCCGCTCGGGACCCTGCGGCTCCAGGTCGCATTTGCCGGGGTCTACCACGGCGTCCGGGTCGTAGACGAGGCAGCCCGCGGGCGCGGCGACGACGGCGGTGAACCCGGCGTCCGGCGCCGCGGTCATCCGGCGCGGCCTGTCCGCGGGCAGGACGACGGTGTCGCCGGGCCCGGCCCGCAGGGTGCGGCCGTCCAGGTCGATGGTCGCGGTGCCCTCCAGGAACGTCCACACCTGCTCGGTGTCGAAGGCGTGCCGCGGGCCGGTCCTGCCCGCGAGCATGTCGACGCGCCAGACGGCGAGGGCGGACGCGCCTCCCTGAGTGGGCGAGGCGAAGGTGGTCATGGTGCCGTTCGGCGTGGTGGTGCGGCGGCTCTCGGTGCCGCGGACGAGCGTCATGGCCGTGGATCCCCTAAGTTGGACAATGTGGTTGTCCATATAGTCAACGAGGTTGTCTTCCATGTCAACTCCCCCAGGTGAGCCCTCTGCCAGGCCCGCGGACGGATCTGCGGACGGATCCGCGGACGGGCCCGCGGACGGGCGCGGCCCCGGCGACCCGCCCGGCTTCGAGCTGCCGCTCCGCCTCTTCCTGGCGTTCCGCGTGATCATCGACGAGCTGCACGAGGAGCTGGCGCGCGAGGGTCACCCCGGCCTGCGCCCGATGCACGGGTTCGTCTTCCAGGCGATCGGCCCCGGCGGCACCACCGCCGTGGAGCTGGGCCGGCGGCTCGGGGTGTCCAAGCAGGCCGCGGGCAAGATGATCGAGTCGCTGGAGCGCGCCGGCTACGTCGAGCGCGCCGCCGACCCGTCCGACGCGCGGCGGAAGATCGTCCGGCTCACCGCGCGGGGCACCGACTCCCTCGTCCGGTCGGCGCGGATCTTCGACCGGATCCGGGACCGCTGGGCCGCGCGGCTCGGCGCGGACCGGCTGCGGGCGCTGGAGACCGGCCTCCGCGAGCTCACACCGGCGGACGTCTGGCGCCTGGACGTGCCGGGCTGGTTCGGGACAGGCTGATTTTTCTTCTCCGTGCGGCGACCATATGTCCCCTGGCAGTCACGCATACCACCGGCTCCCACGCGCCCCGTGAACCCGGCGAGCCCTTGAACGCCCCCGTCGGCCCGGTTACCATCAGCGCAATTTCTTAGGAAAGTTTCCTAAGAGAAGACGGATTCCTGTTGGTTCGGGGGACGGACTGAACGGAGAGTCATGTCAAGACCGGGCAGACGACGGGCCACGGCGCTCGTCGGCGCGGCGACGCTGGCGGTCGCCTCCACGCTCCTGTCGGCGCCGACGGCGTCGTCCGCGGAGGCGGTCACCGCGTCCTGCACCAAGACGTCCGACTGGGGCAGCGGCTTCCAGGGCAGCTGCACGATCACGAACGGCTCGGGCTCCGGGATCACCTCCTGGAAGATCGAGGGCGACCTGCCGTCCGGCACGTCCATCAGCTCGGTGTGGGAGGCGACCAAGACCGTCTCGGGCGACCACTACACCTTCTCCAACCTCGGCTGGAACGGCTCCCTCGCCGCCGGCAAGACGATCAGCTTCGGCTTCGGCGGCACCGGATCCGGCTGGTTCACCACCTGCACCGTCAACGGTGCGCGCTGCGACGGCTCCGCCGAGCCCGAGCTCGACACCGAGGCTCCCACCGCTCCTGGAAACCTCCGCTCCACCAGCAAGACCGCCACCACCGCTTCGCTGAGCTGGAACGCGTCAACCGACAACGTCGGCGTCACCGCCTACGACGTGTACAGCGGCAGCGCGAAGATCGCCACCGCCACCGGGACCGCCGCCACCGTCACCGGCCTGTCTCCCAAGACCGCCTACTCCTTCACGGTCAAGGCCGTCGACAAGGCCGGCAACAGCTCCCCGGCGTCGGACTCCGTCGCGGTCACCACCGACGAGGGCGGCTCCACCAGCGCCGGCAACAAGGTCATCGGCTATTTCGCCCAGTGGGGCGTCTACCAGCGCGGCTATCACGTCAAGAACATCGACACCAGCGGCTCCGCCGCGAAGATGACGCACATCAACTACGCGTTCGGCAACGTCCAGGGCGGCAAGTGCACGATCGGCGACAGCTACGCCGACTATGAGAAGGCGTACCAGGCCGGTGAGAGCGTCGACGGCGCCGCCGACACCTGGGACCAGCCGCTGCGCGGCAGTTTCAACCAGTTGCGCAAGCTCAAGAAGAAGTACCCGAACCTGAAGGTGCTGTTCTCCTTCGGCGGCTGGACCTGGTCCGGCGGCTTCGGGCAGGCCGCCCAGAACCCCGCCGCGTTCGCCGACTCCTGCTACAAGCTGGTCGAGGACTCGCGCTGGGCGGACGTGTTCGACGGCATCGACATCGACTGGGAGTACCCGAACGCCTGCGGCCTCAGCTGCGACAAGAGCGGCCCGGACGCGTTCAAGAACCTCCTGTCGGCGCTGCGGTCCAAGTTCGGCAAGGACAACCTGATCACGGCCGCCATCACCGCCGACGCCAGCAAGGACGGCAAGATGGACGTGGCCGACTACGCCGGCGCCGCCCAGTACGTCGACTGGTACAACCCGATGACCTACGACTACTTCGGCGGCTGGGACGCCAAGGGCCCGACGGCCCCGCACTCCCCGCTGACGGCCTACGAGGGCATCCCGCACGAGGGCTTCAACACCACCGACACGATCGCCAAGCTGAAGGCCAAGGGCGTCCCGGCGGAGAAGATGCTGATCGGCATCGGCTTCTACGGCCGCGGCTGGACGGGCGTCACCCAGGAGGCCCCGGGCGGCACCGCGACCAACCCCGCGGGCGGCACCTATGAGGCCGGCATCGAGGACTACAAGGTCCTGAAGAACAAGTGCCCCGCGACGAAGACCTTCGCCGGTACCGCCTACGCCAAGTGCGGCAGCGACTGGTGGAGCTACGACACCCCGGCCACGATCGGCTCCAAGATGGCCTGGGCCAAGAAGGAGGGCCTCGGCGGTGCCTTCTTCTGGGAGCTGAGCGGAGACACGACGGGCGGTGAACTCATCACCGCGCTCAAGAACGGTCTCGGCTGACCTGTTCGCAGGGGGCACCTCCCAGCCCCTCAGACAGCCGAGACTTCGGGCCCCTGACCAACCGGACGCCGGTCAGGGGCCCGCCCCTTTCCCGGGGCGGAACGGGTGGGTGCCGCGGACGGTCGCGGAGGCCCTCAGGTCTGGAGCGCGGCCTGGATCTCCAGGACGATCTGCACCTTCTCCCCCAGGGCCAGCGCGCCGCCGGGGACCGTGCTGCCGTCGCCGACGCCGAACTCCAGGCGGCTGATCTCGCCGCTGGCGGTGAACCCGGCGCGGGCACCCTTGAACGGGTCGTCCTGGCGGAACGGGTCGGGGCCGAAGCCGCCGACCTCCAGCCGCAGCGGGACCTGCTTGGTCACGCCGCGCAGGCTCAGCTCCCCGTCCAGGACGAACCCGTCGCGCGCGGCGCGCAGGCCGGTCGAGCGGTAGGACATCGACGGGTACTTCTCCACGTCCAGGTAGTCGGCGGACCTGACGTGCTCGTCGCGCTGGGCGTTGCCGGTGTCGACCGAGGTCAGGTCGACGGTCGCGGTGACGGAGGAGCCGAGGACGTCCTCGCCCGTCACGATCGTGCCCTCGAACGCGCCGAAGCGCCCGCGGACCTTGCTGACCATCAGGTGCCGGATCGTGAAGCCCACGTTGGAGTGCGCGGGGTCGATCGTCCAGGTGCCGGAGACGTATCCGGGGATCTCGACAAGCTCGGCGGTCATCGTGTCTCCTGGGGTTATGAGAAGTAAGGCGGTTCCTGTTCGGAACCGTCCCTTCTCATGGTGCGGACGCCCCGGAGTCGGCACAAGAAGGCACTTTCACCTGCCCCGGTCACCTGGAGATAACCATGGACGTCAGCGCGTTCGGCGAGCACGGGCCGGTCTCGTGCCGGGCACGGGAGATCCTCGATCGCGTCGGCGACAAGTGGTCGCTCCAGGTGATCGCGCTGCTCGGCGAGCGCACCAAGCGGTTCACCGAGCTCAAGCGCGAGATCGACGGGATCAGCCAGCGGATGCTCACCGTCACGCTGCGCGGCCTGGAGCGCGACGGCATCGTCACCCGCACCGTCTACCCGGTGATGCCGCCCCGCGTCGAGTACTCCCTCACCCCGATGGGGGCGACGCTCATGGACGCGGCCAACGCCCTCGTCAGGTGGGCGGAGGGCCATCTGGACGAGATCGACGCCGCGCGCGCCGAGTACGACGCCCGCGCCGCCGAGATCGAGGCGCTCAAGTCGTCGTGACGCCCGGCCGGGCGTCACGCCAGAGCGGATAGGTCTCCAGCCCGCCCGGGAACCGGATCGGGTCGCCGTGCGGCCGGTAGCCCGCACGGGCGTAGAGGCCCTTCGCGGCGCGGCCGGTGGTGGCCTCCAGGTAGGTGGGGACGCCGGCCGGGTCGAGCTGGCCCTGCCGGTGGGCCAGCAGCGCCGCGCCCAGCCCGCGGCCCTGGCGGGCGGAGGCGACGCCGAGCAGCATGAGGTAGTCGTGCGCGGGCCCCGCCGGATGCCGGTCGTGCATGATCCGGCCGAACGCGCTGAAGCGGGCGGCGTGACGCCCGCTCACCTCCCGGAGGCGGTCGTCGAGGTCGGCGGCGTCGGGCGCCTCCGACGGCATCCAGACGGCGCATCCGTGCGCGCCCGTCCCGTCGTCGGCCACGTGCACCGCGCCCGCCTCCTGGCCGTGCAGGACGAACAGCCGGAAGTACTCGTACAGCGCCTCCCCCCGCTCCCTGGGATCGGCGACGAGCCAGACGCTGACGGGGTCGTCGGCGAAGGCGTCGGTGAGGACGGCGGCGCAGCGGTCGGCGGCGTCGGCGCCGGCCGCGGTCCGGACGACGGGCGAGGCGGCCACGATCACTCTCCTTGGGGGTCGGCGGGGGCGGCGGATGTGATCATCGCGGGGCACGGCTCCCATTGACCGATGGCCGGGATGTTTTGTCGATACCGGGCGACTGCCGAATCTCCTGAAGTTGTCAGGACGGCCGTCAGGACGCCGCGCGGGCCGGAGGGGCGGCGGCTTGTCGGCCGTCCGCGGATCAATCCGAATGCGGGGCCCGGCACCGCG carries:
- a CDS encoding YceI family protein, coding for MTAELVEIPGYVSGTWTIDPAHSNVGFTIRHLMVSKVRGRFGAFEGTIVTGEDVLGSSVTATVDLTSVDTGNAQRDEHVRSADYLDVEKYPSMSYRSTGLRAARDGFVLDGELSLRGVTKQVPLRLEVGGFGPDPFRQDDPFKGARAGFTASGEISRLEFGVGDGSTVPGGALALGEKVQIVLEIQAALQT
- a CDS encoding winged helix-turn-helix transcriptional regulator, which translates into the protein MDVSAFGEHGPVSCRAREILDRVGDKWSLQVIALLGERTKRFTELKREIDGISQRMLTVTLRGLERDGIVTRTVYPVMPPRVEYSLTPMGATLMDAANALVRWAEGHLDEIDAARAEYDARAAEIEALKSS
- a CDS encoding GNAT family N-acetyltransferase, producing MAASPVVRTAAGADAADRCAAVLTDAFADDPVSVWLVADPRERGEALYEYFRLFVLHGQEAGAVHVADDGTGAHGCAVWMPSEAPDAADLDDRLREVSGRHAARFSAFGRIMHDRHPAGPAHDYLMLLGVASARQGRGLGAALLAHRQGQLDPAGVPTYLEATTGRAAKGLYARAGYRPHGDPIRFPGGLETYPLWRDARPGVTTT